A window from Intestinimonas massiliensis (ex Afouda et al. 2020) encodes these proteins:
- a CDS encoding M23 family metallopeptidase: MKKRPFVERIGDFMAGKGFYIVLFLCVAAIGISGYYLFSSLNLGDGGNTAVAGPIQVVVTPSPSQSATPQPVKPSVSPQASPSPGTAAPATMQPSGSPAVSTSPAPAQTPAAPTVFTWPVKGEVIADYSLEVLAYDETMGDWRTHSGLDIAASLGTEVLAVSAGTVASIEDDVLMGTTIVVDHGDGLKSVYANLAATPAVQVGDAVQTGAVLGAVGDTAAAEAAKAPHLHFEMIRGDEPVDPASFLPQHTP; this comes from the coding sequence ATGAAAAAACGACCTTTTGTGGAACGGATTGGCGACTTTATGGCGGGAAAGGGCTTTTACATAGTCCTGTTCCTCTGCGTCGCCGCAATTGGAATCTCGGGCTATTATCTCTTTTCCTCTCTGAATCTGGGAGACGGCGGCAATACCGCCGTGGCGGGGCCCATCCAGGTGGTGGTGACCCCCTCCCCCTCCCAGTCGGCCACGCCCCAGCCGGTGAAGCCATCGGTCTCCCCCCAGGCTTCGCCCAGCCCGGGCACGGCTGCCCCCGCAACCATGCAGCCGTCCGGCAGCCCGGCAGTTTCGACCAGCCCCGCCCCGGCCCAGACGCCTGCGGCCCCAACGGTCTTTACCTGGCCGGTGAAGGGGGAAGTCATTGCGGATTATTCCCTGGAGGTGCTGGCCTATGACGAAACCATGGGCGACTGGCGCACTCACTCGGGTCTGGACATTGCGGCCAGCCTGGGCACGGAGGTGCTGGCTGTCTCGGCGGGCACGGTGGCGTCCATTGAGGACGACGTGCTGATGGGGACCACCATCGTGGTGGACCATGGCGACGGGCTGAAAAGCGTCTATGCCAACCTGGCCGCCACCCCTGCCGTTCAGGTGGGAGACGCGGTTCAGACGGGGGCCGTCCTGGGCGCGGTGGGGGACACCGCCGCGGCGGAGGCCGCCAAGGCCCCTCATCTCCACTTTGAGATGATCCGGGGGGATGAGCCGGTGGACCCGGCCTCCTTCCTGCCCCAGCACACGCCTTGA
- a CDS encoding ABC transporter ATP-binding protein, whose translation MEHLIELKDVYKIYQMGDETVHALDGVSLAIDPGEFVAIVGSSGSGKSTAMNIIGCLDVPTSGTYHLGGVDVSTMDDDDQAEIRNKMLGFIFQQYNLIPKLNVLENVELPLLYAGVDAAERRERAMSALSRVGLTDKGKNLPSQLSGGQQQRVSIARALAGNPSVILADEPTGALDSRTGREVLSFLQKLNREGDTVVLITHDNSIAVKANRIVRLQDGRIIYDGDARDPKAVVQPEEDIDDIQGFDAPDGEEARA comes from the coding sequence ATGGAACACCTCATTGAACTCAAGGACGTCTACAAGATCTACCAGATGGGCGACGAGACCGTCCACGCCCTGGACGGCGTGAGCTTGGCCATCGACCCAGGCGAATTTGTGGCCATCGTGGGCTCCTCCGGCTCGGGCAAGTCCACTGCCATGAACATCATCGGCTGTCTGGACGTGCCCACCTCCGGCACCTACCACCTGGGCGGCGTGGACGTGTCCACCATGGACGACGACGACCAGGCCGAGATCCGAAACAAGATGCTGGGCTTTATCTTTCAGCAGTACAACCTGATCCCCAAGCTGAACGTGCTGGAGAACGTGGAACTCCCCCTTCTCTATGCCGGCGTGGACGCCGCGGAGCGTCGGGAACGGGCCATGAGCGCTCTGTCCCGGGTGGGCCTGACGGACAAGGGCAAAAACCTGCCCAGCCAGCTCTCCGGCGGACAGCAGCAGCGGGTCTCCATCGCCCGGGCCCTGGCGGGCAACCCCTCGGTCATCCTGGCCGACGAGCCCACCGGCGCGCTGGATTCCCGCACCGGCCGGGAGGTGCTCTCCTTCCTCCAGAAGCTGAACCGGGAAGGGGACACCGTGGTCCTCATTACCCATGACAACTCCATCGCCGTCAAGGCCAACCGCATCGTACGGCTCCAGGACGGCCGGATCATCTACGACGGCGACGCCCGGGACCCCAAGGCCGTGGTCCAGCCCGAGGAGGATATCGACGACATCCAGGGCTTTGACGCGCCAGACGGAGAGGAGGCCAGGGCATGA
- the thpR gene encoding RNA 2',3'-cyclic phosphodiesterase: MRLFIAVSFPAPLREQLRQAAGRLQGQCLRGRFTLTDNFHLTLAFLGETERRAAAEAAMDRVSAPGFDLQIGAPGLFRQRDGDLWWLGIEPSPALLEVHRQLTEELSAAGFVLERRPFRPHLTLGRQVVPAPGFDRAAFARSLPPMGTKVRRITLMQSERIQDRLTYTPLHHRALSSG; this comes from the coding sequence ATGCGTCTGTTCATCGCCGTCTCCTTTCCCGCGCCGCTGCGGGAACAGCTCCGTCAGGCCGCCGGGCGGCTGCAGGGCCAGTGTCTGCGCGGCAGATTCACCCTGACGGACAATTTTCATCTCACCCTGGCCTTTCTGGGCGAGACCGAACGCCGGGCCGCCGCTGAGGCCGCCATGGATCGGGTGTCGGCTCCGGGCTTTGATCTCCAGATTGGGGCCCCGGGCCTGTTTCGCCAGCGGGATGGTGATCTCTGGTGGCTGGGCATAGAGCCCTCTCCCGCCCTGCTGGAGGTGCACCGGCAGCTCACCGAGGAGCTGAGCGCGGCGGGCTTTGTTCTGGAACGCCGCCCCTTCCGCCCTCATCTCACCCTGGGCCGTCAGGTGGTCCCCGCCCCAGGCTTTGACCGGGCGGCCTTTGCCCGCTCCCTGCCGCCCATGGGTACAAAGGTGCGTCGCATCACTCTGATGCAGTCGGAGCGCATCCAGGACCGCCTGACCTATACTCCTCTCCACCACCGCGCCCTTTCGTCCGGTTGA
- a CDS encoding ATP-binding protein, with translation MTRELRAALLGLSAYKALREEPLLKAVGNLLDGLAAGRGEEALGAYTDVVLALQEAGAHGMGDGLLALLRYRETPYPRALTGPAGADAVLEAAARRDVNVLKRLRGLDCGAVLEKLTGLLGPEFAPVLEELPRWQAGADFDFDGLTAFYREHGAGLFARYRAFVWTDGALIPVHEPDCPDEEEMMGYTLQRDQVIANTRALLEGRRVNDVLLYGDSGTGKSATVKCLLSVPDFGNLRLIEVQKEGLRDMPALIRSLRGRQQKFILFIDDLAFDQDDNTYSVVKTILEGGLEKRPDNVAIYATSNRRLLVRQTFSDRAGDEVDIRETIAEKTALSDRFGLRIPYLALNKAEFLELIEQLADQAGVSMDRGELMREAVKWDMKFPGRTPRGARQFIASLSAR, from the coding sequence ATGACACGGGAGCTGAGAGCCGCCCTGTTGGGGTTGTCCGCCTATAAGGCGCTGAGGGAGGAGCCCCTGCTGAAGGCGGTGGGAAATCTGCTGGACGGACTGGCGGCGGGCCGGGGCGAGGAGGCGCTGGGGGCCTACACCGACGTGGTGCTGGCGCTGCAGGAGGCCGGTGCCCACGGTATGGGCGACGGGCTGCTGGCGCTGCTGCGCTACCGGGAGACCCCCTATCCCCGGGCGCTGACCGGCCCGGCGGGGGCGGACGCGGTCCTGGAGGCTGCGGCCCGGCGGGATGTGAACGTCCTGAAGCGGCTGCGCGGGCTGGACTGCGGGGCGGTGCTGGAGAAGCTGACCGGCCTGCTGGGACCGGAGTTCGCTCCCGTGCTGGAGGAGCTGCCCCGCTGGCAGGCGGGGGCGGATTTCGACTTTGACGGGCTCACCGCCTTCTACCGGGAGCACGGGGCGGGACTCTTCGCTCGGTATCGGGCCTTCGTGTGGACCGACGGCGCCCTCATTCCCGTACACGAGCCCGACTGCCCTGACGAGGAGGAGATGATGGGCTATACCCTCCAGCGGGACCAGGTCATCGCCAACACCCGGGCCCTGCTGGAGGGCCGCCGGGTCAACGACGTGCTGCTCTACGGCGACAGCGGTACCGGCAAGTCGGCCACGGTGAAGTGCCTGCTGTCGGTGCCGGACTTCGGCAATCTGCGGCTCATCGAGGTGCAGAAGGAGGGCCTGCGGGATATGCCGGCCCTGATCCGCAGCCTGCGGGGTCGGCAGCAGAAATTCATCCTCTTCATCGACGATCTGGCCTTTGATCAGGATGATAACACCTACTCGGTGGTCAAGACCATTCTGGAGGGCGGCCTGGAGAAGCGGCCGGACAACGTGGCCATCTATGCCACCTCCAATCGGCGTCTGCTGGTGCGGCAGACCTTCAGCGACCGGGCGGGGGACGAGGTGGACATCCGAGAGACCATTGCGGAAAAAACCGCCCTGTCCGATCGCTTTGGACTGCGCATTCCCTATCTGGCCCTGAACAAGGCGGAATTCCTGGAGCTGATCGAGCAACTGGCCGACCAGGCGGGGGTGAGCATGGACCGGGGCGAGCTGATGCGGGAGGCGGTCAAGTGGGACATGAAATTTCCGGGTCGAACCCCCAGAGGGGCACGGCAGTTCATCGCCAGCCTCAGCGCACGATAA
- the hemW gene encoding radical SAM family heme chaperone HemW, with protein MGRQLGLYIHIPFCKSKCDYCDFYSLPEREARMDAYQKALLAHLKETAPQAKGYLVDTVYFGGGTPSFYGEKRLRELLSAVKKRFEVAGNAEISLEANPDSVDKKSMVRLRRAGVNRVSLGMQSAHDDELEALHRAHTWQQTRQAVAAIREAKVKNLTLDLIYGLPGQDMARWQDSVEQAIALQPEHLSCYGLKVEEGTPLCGRVQRGEVLPTDDEQADMYLWGVERLEAAGYHQYEISNFAQTGFQSRHNLKYWLTRPYLGFGPGAHSDFGGRRFSFVRDLDAYIDGVLNGGPIIDEDDLIPKRERSGEYLMLRLRTTWGIEEWEYRREYFMNFDPIEQKLAEYEHRGWAARDGQRWRLTPQGFLVSNQLIGELLELQKSATLETTLPRVRRERDQEI; from the coding sequence ATGGGCAGGCAACTGGGCCTTTACATCCACATTCCCTTCTGTAAGAGCAAATGCGACTACTGCGACTTTTACTCCCTGCCGGAGCGGGAAGCCCGCATGGACGCCTATCAAAAGGCCCTGCTGGCCCATCTGAAGGAGACGGCTCCCCAGGCCAAGGGCTATCTGGTGGACACCGTCTATTTCGGCGGCGGCACCCCCAGTTTTTACGGGGAAAAGCGCCTGCGGGAGCTCCTCTCCGCCGTAAAAAAACGCTTTGAGGTGGCGGGCAACGCCGAGATCTCCCTGGAAGCCAACCCGGACAGCGTGGACAAAAAGAGCATGGTCCGCCTGCGCCGGGCGGGCGTGAACCGGGTCTCTCTGGGGATGCAGTCGGCCCACGACGACGAGCTGGAGGCCCTCCACCGGGCCCACACCTGGCAGCAGACCCGGCAGGCGGTGGCCGCCATCCGGGAGGCCAAGGTCAAAAACCTCACTCTGGACCTGATCTACGGCCTGCCCGGTCAGGATATGGCCCGCTGGCAGGACTCGGTGGAGCAGGCCATCGCCCTCCAGCCAGAGCACCTGTCCTGCTACGGCCTGAAGGTGGAGGAGGGCACTCCCCTCTGCGGCCGAGTCCAGCGGGGTGAGGTCCTGCCCACCGACGACGAGCAGGCCGACATGTACCTGTGGGGGGTAGAGCGGCTGGAGGCTGCGGGCTACCACCAGTACGAGATCTCCAACTTTGCCCAGACCGGCTTTCAGTCCCGGCACAACCTGAAATACTGGCTCACCCGCCCCTACCTGGGCTTTGGCCCCGGCGCCCACTCCGACTTCGGCGGCCGCCGGTTCTCCTTCGTCCGGGACCTGGACGCCTACATCGACGGGGTGCTCAACGGCGGTCCCATCATCGACGAGGACGACCTCATCCCCAAGCGGGAGCGCTCAGGGGAGTATCTGATGCTGCGCCTGCGGACCACCTGGGGGATCGAGGAGTGGGAGTACCGGCGGGAGTACTTCATGAACTTTGATCCCATCGAGCAAAAGCTGGCTGAATACGAGCACCGGGGCTGGGCCGCCCGGGACGGCCAGCGCTGGCGGCTGACGCCCCAGGGCTTTCTGGTCTCCAACCAGCTCATCGGCGAGCTGCTGGAGCTCCAGAAGAGCGCCACGCTGGAGACCACCCTGCCCAGGGTCCGGCGGGAGCGGGACCAGGAGATTTGA
- a CDS encoding efflux RND transporter periplasmic adaptor subunit, which yields MEQTVVKQKPAVEAAVTPTRETAQKPKIKSPASKKRRKWIKRLIILAVLAALVVFLFKSCSGTGSIMAAGSYIPAVAARQELLVSVSGTGTIEPIHSYKVTTLIQGEVLEAPFEEGQTVHKGDLLFRIDSKDVEASIRQAELSLESARLNYSQLLKNQSDSQKNATVKATAAGVVTKLYVDQGDMVSAGAPIADILDRDNLKLTVPFHSVQAASISVGQQALVSVDGALDTLYGTVDSIAATDEVGPGGTLVRPVTIRLVNPGALDNTSSGSATINGSASAASSTFAYAESKQVVAKTSGELKSLTVQEGDRVFLDQVIGGFDETDMDTQIQNAAIQVKTAELTLQNARDKLEDYSITSTIDGEVIEKNYDVGDNIDATTGSTSGVTYPAVIYDLSALTFDINIHELDINKIQVGQQVEITSDALDGQSFTGTVDKVNINGTTSNGVTTYPVTVRIDGSPQELKPGMNISARIIVEDAGQVLCIPVEAVSRGQNGVSLVKVAGPGALDEAGSLADPSKLEDREVTLGRNDESFIEVLSGLEEGETVFIQNAASANPWG from the coding sequence ATGGAACAAACTGTCGTCAAGCAAAAACCCGCGGTCGAAGCGGCCGTCACTCCCACCCGGGAGACGGCGCAGAAGCCCAAAATCAAATCTCCTGCGTCTAAAAAGCGGCGCAAGTGGATCAAGCGTCTGATCATCCTGGCGGTGCTGGCCGCCCTGGTGGTCTTTCTGTTCAAAAGCTGCTCCGGCACTGGCAGCATCATGGCCGCGGGCTCCTACATACCCGCCGTCGCCGCCCGGCAGGAGCTGCTGGTCTCCGTCTCCGGCACCGGCACCATCGAGCCCATCCACTCTTATAAGGTGACCACCCTGATCCAGGGCGAGGTGCTGGAGGCCCCCTTCGAGGAGGGTCAGACCGTCCACAAGGGCGATCTGCTCTTCCGTATCGACTCCAAGGACGTGGAGGCCTCCATCCGGCAGGCTGAGCTGAGTCTGGAGTCCGCCCGCCTCAACTACAGCCAGCTCCTCAAGAACCAGTCCGACAGCCAGAAAAACGCCACCGTCAAGGCCACCGCCGCCGGCGTGGTCACCAAGCTGTATGTGGACCAGGGGGACATGGTGTCGGCGGGCGCACCCATCGCCGACATCCTGGACCGGGACAACCTGAAGCTCACCGTTCCCTTCCACTCCGTCCAGGCGGCCTCCATCTCCGTGGGCCAGCAGGCCCTGGTCAGCGTGGACGGTGCCCTGGACACCCTGTACGGCACGGTGGACTCCATCGCCGCCACCGACGAGGTGGGTCCCGGCGGCACCCTGGTCCGGCCGGTCACCATCCGGCTGGTGAACCCCGGCGCGCTGGACAACACCTCCAGCGGCTCGGCCACCATCAACGGCTCCGCCAGCGCCGCCAGCAGCACCTTTGCCTACGCAGAGAGCAAGCAGGTGGTGGCCAAGACCTCCGGCGAACTCAAGAGCCTCACCGTCCAGGAGGGGGACCGGGTCTTCCTGGACCAAGTCATCGGCGGCTTTGACGAGACCGATATGGACACGCAGATCCAAAATGCCGCCATCCAGGTCAAGACCGCCGAGCTGACCCTCCAGAACGCCAGAGACAAGCTGGAGGACTACTCCATCACCTCCACCATCGACGGCGAGGTCATCGAGAAAAACTACGACGTGGGGGACAACATCGACGCCACCACCGGCTCCACCAGCGGCGTCACCTACCCCGCCGTCATCTACGACCTGTCCGCCCTCACCTTTGACATCAACATCCACGAGTTGGACATCAACAAGATTCAGGTGGGTCAGCAGGTGGAGATTACCTCCGACGCGCTGGACGGCCAGAGCTTTACCGGCACGGTGGACAAAGTGAACATCAACGGAACTACCTCCAACGGCGTCACCACCTACCCCGTCACCGTGCGTATTGACGGCTCCCCCCAGGAGCTGAAGCCGGGCATGAACATCTCCGCCCGCATCATTGTGGAGGACGCCGGCCAGGTGCTGTGCATCCCCGTGGAGGCAGTAAGCCGGGGCCAGAACGGCGTCAGCCTCGTCAAGGTGGCGGGCCCCGGCGCGCTGGACGAGGCGGGCAGCCTGGCCGACCCCTCCAAGCTGGAGGACCGGGAGGTCACCCTGGGCCGGAACGACGAATCCTTCATCGAGGTCCTCTCGGGGCTGGAGGAGGGCGAGACCGTCTTTATCCAGAACGCCGCTTCCGCCAACCCCTGGGGCTGA
- a CDS encoding (deoxy)nucleoside triphosphate pyrophosphohydrolase, with protein MTEVVAALIWEGERFLICQRPAHKARGLLWEFVGGKVEPGETPEQALARECREELDVTVSVGEPFMDVVHAYPDLTVHLTLFHAALAGGVPRLLEHNDLRWVTPAEIPNYTFCPADRPILQRLAECSASPCM; from the coding sequence ATGACAGAAGTCGTGGCGGCCCTCATCTGGGAGGGCGAACGGTTTTTGATCTGCCAGCGACCGGCCCACAAGGCCCGGGGCCTGCTGTGGGAGTTTGTGGGCGGCAAGGTGGAGCCCGGGGAGACCCCGGAGCAGGCGCTGGCGCGGGAGTGCCGGGAGGAGCTGGATGTAACGGTATCGGTGGGCGAGCCCTTCATGGATGTGGTCCACGCTTATCCGGACCTTACGGTCCATCTGACTCTGTTCCACGCCGCCCTTGCCGGAGGCGTCCCCAGGTTGCTGGAACACAACGATCTACGGTGGGTCACCCCCGCCGAGATCCCCAACTACACCTTCTGTCCCGCTGACCGGCCCATTCTGCAGCGTCTGGCTGAATGTTCCGCTTCTCCTTGTATGTAA
- a CDS encoding phosphodiester glycosidase family protein has protein sequence MRQFFRRATALTLALLLGLTPMAAASEALGDDLHTGTVSLAPGVELTRQIFWSNSKSDLRTERYFTYSPGSGVYPAVVYGDKVLDKQTLSAMAQSLESQGYRVVGGVNGDFYDMSTGNTLGVLISDGVLRSTSGGFYAVGFREDGSAFIGWPAISVTATFSGYTLQVTDVNKTRTALSNSTPGGYYLYTDDYSKTTQHTSPGIDVILSPVTDHLGESVDVDLDVSGHDGKPVERSEDQTEDRAAGEGETAPDAADSEALEAEERTGETTEVSEINATLVQTDQLQVGGRVSCVVEQVLESTGSIAIPEGKMVLTINKANNQWLVDMAAGLKPGDTVDIDVTSTDTRWNDAVTALGGFYRIVTNGQIGPNTGSTATPRTAVGIKADGTVVIYAIDGSQPGYSVGASLTQVAQRMIELGCVDVVGLDGGGSTTLGATLPTKDSMEIVNKPSQSGGLRAVSTGLFLIAKLQPTGEADHVYVSPYDSLLLSGASVPLYATVMDSAYYPMSDSGNVTWSISNGDGTVSSAGVFTAGEAGGAVQVTATAGRASGQATMTVFRTPSSITLSNETTGAAVTSLALEPNQSVDLKASATYRNLSLMSQDTCYTWSADPAVGTVDENGVFTAGPKTATGNLTATAGGRTVTVPVTVAGHILELEDFEGDLTAFTGTSAASLSAETASDYVRFGRQSGKLDYDASAGGTAVLSSALPIAEGERYLNLWVYGDGSGNALTATITSQTGETSDVVLTGLDFSGWKRLSTALPENARTLSALNVVYGGSGVSSGTLWLDQITTANEDFVDETAPTVTLKVSGTAVTATVSDNVDQSFAAASLTLTLDGRVLDFQWDASKSALTAKLPAADGKLHRLTVTAADQSGNIGRASHDIQPASSTDPEAPGYTGPFVDMTTHWARAYTTYLYDMGVTNGVETTEGLQFQPEKNITRGEFALMVTRWMGLNPDDYAGVELPFADLASIPSWMLGGMKATYSLGILKGSLEGGQLVSRATETISRAEAMTILGRIQPKGYPLAALTFNDAASVAGWARSHVQSLVGQGVISGYDNQLRPNDPVKRSEVAKMLYAIL, from the coding sequence ATGAGGCAATTCTTTCGACGGGCCACGGCCCTCACCCTGGCGCTGCTGTTGGGGCTCACCCCCATGGCCGCCGCGTCTGAGGCACTTGGCGACGACCTGCATACCGGCACGGTGAGCCTGGCCCCCGGTGTGGAGCTGACCCGCCAGATCTTCTGGAGCAATTCCAAGTCCGACCTGCGCACCGAACGCTACTTTACATACTCCCCCGGCTCCGGCGTCTACCCGGCGGTGGTCTACGGCGACAAGGTGCTGGACAAGCAGACCCTGTCCGCCATGGCCCAAAGCCTGGAGTCCCAGGGCTACCGGGTGGTGGGCGGCGTCAACGGCGATTTTTATGACATGTCCACCGGCAACACCTTGGGCGTGCTCATCTCCGATGGGGTTCTCCGCTCCACCTCCGGCGGCTTTTACGCCGTGGGCTTCCGGGAGGACGGCTCCGCCTTCATCGGCTGGCCCGCCATCTCGGTGACCGCCACCTTCTCCGGCTATACCCTTCAGGTCACCGACGTGAACAAGACCCGCACCGCCCTTAGCAACAGCACCCCCGGCGGCTACTACCTCTATACCGACGATTACAGCAAGACCACCCAGCACACCAGCCCCGGCATCGACGTCATCCTCTCCCCCGTCACCGACCATCTGGGCGAGTCGGTGGACGTGGACCTGGATGTGTCCGGCCACGACGGCAAGCCCGTGGAGCGCTCCGAGGATCAAACGGAGGACCGGGCCGCAGGGGAGGGCGAGACGGCCCCCGACGCGGCGGATTCCGAGGCTCTGGAGGCCGAAGAGCGGACCGGCGAGACCACCGAGGTCTCCGAGATCAACGCCACCCTGGTCCAGACCGACCAGCTCCAGGTGGGGGGCCGCGTCTCCTGCGTGGTGGAGCAGGTACTGGAGTCCACCGGCTCCATCGCCATCCCCGAGGGTAAGATGGTGCTGACCATCAACAAGGCCAACAACCAGTGGCTGGTGGACATGGCCGCCGGCCTCAAGCCCGGCGATACGGTGGACATCGACGTAACCAGCACCGACACCCGCTGGAACGACGCCGTCACCGCTCTGGGCGGCTTCTACCGCATCGTCACCAACGGCCAGATTGGCCCCAACACCGGCTCCACCGCCACCCCCCGCACCGCCGTAGGCATCAAGGCCGACGGCACCGTGGTCATCTACGCCATCGACGGCAGCCAGCCCGGCTACAGCGTGGGGGCTTCCCTCACCCAGGTGGCCCAGCGGATGATCGAGCTGGGCTGCGTGGACGTGGTGGGCCTGGACGGCGGCGGCTCCACCACCCTGGGGGCCACCCTGCCCACCAAGGACAGCATGGAGATCGTCAACAAGCCCTCCCAGTCCGGCGGCCTGCGGGCGGTGAGCACCGGCCTGTTCCTCATCGCCAAGCTGCAGCCCACCGGCGAGGCCGACCATGTCTATGTCTCGCCCTACGACTCCCTGCTCCTCTCCGGGGCCAGCGTCCCCCTGTACGCCACGGTCATGGACAGCGCCTATTACCCCATGAGCGACAGCGGCAATGTGACCTGGTCCATCAGCAACGGGGATGGGACCGTCTCCTCCGCCGGCGTGTTTACCGCCGGAGAGGCGGGCGGCGCCGTCCAGGTCACCGCCACGGCGGGCCGGGCATCCGGCCAGGCCACCATGACGGTGTTCCGCACCCCCAGCTCCATCACCCTGTCCAATGAGACCACCGGCGCCGCCGTCACCAGTCTGGCCCTGGAGCCCAACCAGAGCGTGGACCTGAAGGCCAGCGCCACCTATCGAAACCTCTCCCTGATGTCTCAGGATACCTGCTACACCTGGTCGGCGGACCCGGCCGTGGGCACGGTGGATGAAAACGGCGTCTTTACCGCCGGCCCCAAGACGGCCACCGGCAATCTCACCGCCACCGCCGGAGGCAGAACGGTCACCGTCCCGGTCACTGTGGCCGGCCACATTCTGGAGCTGGAGGACTTCGAGGGGGATCTCACCGCCTTTACCGGCACCAGCGCCGCCTCCCTCTCGGCCGAGACCGCCTCGGACTACGTCCGCTTCGGCCGGCAGAGCGGCAAGCTGGACTATGACGCCTCCGCGGGCGGTACCGCCGTCCTCTCCTCCGCCCTGCCCATCGCTGAGGGCGAGCGCTACCTCAACCTCTGGGTCTACGGCGACGGCTCCGGCAACGCCTTGACCGCCACCATCACCAGCCAGACGGGCGAGACCTCCGACGTGGTCCTCACCGGCCTGGACTTCTCCGGCTGGAAGCGCCTCAGCACCGCCCTGCCGGAGAATGCCCGTACCCTCAGCGCCCTGAACGTGGTCTACGGCGGCAGCGGCGTCTCCTCCGGCACCCTGTGGCTGGACCAGATCACCACCGCCAACGAGGACTTCGTGGACGAGACCGCGCCCACTGTGACCCTCAAGGTCTCGGGCACCGCAGTCACCGCCACGGTCAGCGACAACGTGGACCAGAGCTTCGCCGCCGCCTCCCTGACCCTGACGCTGGACGGCCGGGTGCTGGACTTCCAGTGGGATGCCTCCAAGTCCGCCCTCACCGCCAAGCTGCCCGCGGCCGACGGCAAGCTCCACCGGCTCACCGTCACCGCCGCCGACCAGAGTGGCAACATCGGCCGGGCCTCCCATGACATCCAGCCCGCTTCCTCCACTGACCCGGAGGCCCCTGGCTACACCGGCCCCTTCGTGGACATGACCACCCACTGGGCCCGGGCGTATACCACCTATCTCTATGACATGGGCGTGACCAACGGGGTGGAGACCACCGAGGGGCTCCAGTTCCAGCCGGAGAAGAACATCACCCGGGGCGAGTTCGCCCTGATGGTCACCCGCTGGATGGGGCTGAACCCGGACGACTACGCCGGCGTGGAGCTCCCCTTCGCGGACCTGGCGTCCATCCCGTCCTGGATGCTGGGCGGCATGAAGGCCACCTACTCCCTGGGCATCCTCAAGGGCAGCCTGGAGGGCGGACAGTTGGTGAGCCGGGCCACCGAGACCATCAGCCGGGCCGAGGCCATGACCATCCTGGGCCGCATCCAGCCCAAGGGCTATCCCCTGGCCGCCCTCACCTTTAACGACGCCGCATCCGTGGCAGGCTGGGCCCGGTCCCACGTGCAGTCCCTGGTGGGGCAGGGGGTCATCTCCGGCTACGACAACCAGCTTCGCCCCAACGACCCCGTCAAGCGCAGCGAAGTGGCCAAGATGCTCTACGCCATCCTGTAA
- a CDS encoding stage V sporulation T C-terminal domain-containing protein: MKATGIVRRIDDLGRVVIPKEIRRTMRIREGDPLEIYTDKDGGVIFKKYSLMGGLGDFAGQMCETLNKTTGEIAVITDRDACIAVAGAARRELADKRVSPELEQIMEGRQIYQFKPGAPPLPLCEDSDKYVISCAAPILSEGDVLGCVLFAGTDSEIQSSETDYKLAQTIAGFLGRHMES, from the coding sequence ATGAAAGCAACTGGTATCGTGCGGCGGATCGATGACCTGGGCCGCGTGGTCATTCCCAAGGAAATCCGCCGTACTATGCGTATCCGCGAGGGCGACCCCTTGGAGATCTACACCGACAAGGATGGAGGGGTCATCTTCAAAAAATACTCCCTCATGGGAGGGCTCGGCGACTTTGCCGGGCAGATGTGCGAGACCCTGAACAAAACTACCGGCGAGATCGCCGTCATCACCGACCGGGACGCCTGCATCGCCGTGGCCGGAGCGGCCCGCCGGGAACTGGCCGACAAGCGGGTCTCCCCTGAACTGGAACAGATCATGGAAGGCCGCCAGATCTATCAGTTCAAGCCTGGCGCCCCCCCCCTTCCGCTGTGCGAGGACAGCGACAAATATGTGATCTCCTGTGCCGCGCCCATTCTTTCCGAGGGCGATGTGCTGGGCTGCGTGCTCTTTGCCGGCACCGACAGCGAGATCCAGAGCAGCGAGACCGATTATAAGCTGGCGCAGACCATTGCCGGCTTCCTGGGCCGTCACATGGAGTCCTGA